TTATGATACACTGGGTATGCACATGGCTGCATGTACTTTCATCGGATGGTTCCGCCCGTCCATTCTGCGTTTCATGGCACCGCGCGACGGTTACGAATTTGCAAGCCGTCCTACTATGCAGGACATGGGACGCGCGTGGTTCATCACTTATGCATCCATCATCATTGTCATTCATCACTTTCTTCTTTTTTATCTCGAGATGTTTTCACTTCACCAGTTCTTCTTCACATTACTCCGGGTCATCATCAGTTCTGCATCCACATTGTTGCTCGTGATCGTCACGCAATTTCTTATGTATCGACCGAAACAAACGGCATGAATCCCTCTGTGCGCAGATATATCATTATCGGTTTTGCAGTGCTCGCTGCGATCCTGTACATCATTCGTCTTTTTTATATCCAGGTAGTTGAA
This DNA window, taken from Bacteroidota bacterium, encodes the following:
- a CDS encoding rod shape-determining protein MreD — its product is MANETGKHIIRFLLLILGQGLILKHVEPGFYIIPFLYILFIMQLPFETPPWAVLVIAFFTGFCVDLFYDTLGMHMAACTFIGWFRPSILRFMAPRDGYEFASRPTMQDMGRAWFITYASIIIVIHHFLLFYLEMFSLHQFFFTLLRVIISSASTLLLVIVTQFLMYRPKQTA